A window of the bacterium genome harbors these coding sequences:
- the rpoC gene encoding DNA-directed RNA polymerase subunit beta' yields the protein MTYFPKQDAAARRSFNAIAISLASPDKILERSHGEVTKPETINYRSFKPEKDGLFCEKIFGPVRDWECHCGKYKRIRYKGIVCDRCGVEVTTKSVRRERMGHITLAVPVVHIWYWKALPSKIGYILGMSGKDLEKVIYYESYVVIQPGRSGLKPKELITEDDYFRIMSEMGENSGSSEPGAEPFLAKIGGEAVLDLLKRADPTQLSVDLRQQVKTETSFQRKTEALKRLKVIEAIKRSTNRPEWMVLSVIPVIPPELRPLVPLEGGRFATSDLNDLYRRVIIRNNRLKKLMEIKAPEVILRNEKRMLQEAVDALFDNGRKTAAVRGDGNRPLKSLSDMLRGKQGRFRQNLLGKRIDYSGRSVIVVGPELRLHECGLPKEMALELFKPFVIRKLVERSIAKTVKSAKKMVDRRDGSVWDILEEIIDDHPILLNRAPTLHRLGIQAFQPNLIEGKAIQIHPLVCAAFNADFDGDQMAVHVPLSYYAQTETRLLMLSSHNILSPASGRPLAIPSQDIVLGIYYLTKAKSGLPGEGKIFASVDEVNIAYHTNQIALHAKIKVRIDGKIIETTVGRVLLNRIVPREVGFVNELLTKKRLEELTSQVYKQLGNYKTAMFLDELKQLGFFYAMLSGVTVGVRDVIIPDEKNKFLDDAFKKVHTIQNQYEKGVITDGERYNQIIDIWTHTTSDVAEKMFDRLQADRQGFNPIFMMADSGARGSKEQIRQLAGMRGLMAKPQKKMTGQMGEIIENPITANFREGLSVLEYFISTHGARKGLADTALKTADAGYLTRRLVDVAQDVIISMDDCGTILGLRIGDLKEGEEVIEPLRDRILGRVAQEDIYNPDSGDSICAAGDLIDEDRADLISNIGLETVLIRSVLTCEAERGVCARCYGRNLATGKMVDIGEAVGVMAAQSIGEPGTQLTLRTFHIGGTASRIAAQSQLSAKNDGIVKFENLKAVLHGDGTTIAVGRNGKLKIIDENNRTVAHYIIPYGANLLVKEDETVRRGKILFRWDPYTASILANHDGVVKFVDIRENITLREELDETTGLKQRVIIETRLRNLSPQIHIMDGDRKLSTYILPTRSHLQVHDGQEVKAGDVLVKIPREIAKTRDITGGLPRVAELFEARRPKEPAIVSEIDGQVKFGEIRRGVRKITIASRDGKEEKVYQIPYGKHVLVHDGDWVQAGEKLSEGSIAPQDILNIMGPNKVQEYLVNEIQEVYRLQGVRINDKHIEVIVRQMLQKVKVEDPGDTAYLEGDQVDKIRFLAENELMKQRVVITDPGDSKLVAEALLDQAEVDRLNEKLKTAGKDPIKFRPAKPATFQPLLLGITKASLTTDSFISAASFQETTRVLTEASIEGKTDKLLGLKENVIMGNLIPAGTGLSKFRRLRVFPNGQVGEMETTIKTAVG from the coding sequence TTGACTTACTTTCCGAAACAGGATGCGGCCGCCCGTCGCAGCTTTAATGCTATCGCCATCAGCCTCGCCTCGCCGGACAAGATCCTCGAGCGTTCGCATGGCGAAGTAACCAAGCCGGAGACGATCAACTATCGTTCGTTCAAGCCGGAGAAAGACGGCTTGTTCTGCGAAAAGATCTTCGGCCCGGTGCGCGATTGGGAGTGCCATTGCGGCAAATACAAGCGCATTCGCTATAAAGGCATTGTCTGTGATCGTTGCGGCGTGGAGGTGACCACCAAGTCCGTGCGCCGTGAACGCATGGGGCATATCACGCTCGCGGTGCCGGTGGTTCATATTTGGTACTGGAAGGCCCTGCCCTCGAAGATCGGCTACATCCTGGGCATGAGCGGCAAGGACCTGGAAAAAGTCATCTATTATGAATCCTACGTCGTCATCCAGCCTGGTCGCAGCGGCCTCAAACCCAAAGAGCTGATCACCGAAGACGACTATTTCCGCATCATGTCGGAAATGGGCGAGAACAGCGGCAGCAGCGAGCCCGGCGCCGAACCTTTCCTGGCCAAGATCGGCGGCGAAGCGGTGCTGGATTTGCTCAAGCGCGCTGATCCGACGCAGCTTTCTGTGGATTTGCGCCAGCAGGTCAAAACGGAGACCTCGTTTCAACGCAAAACCGAAGCCCTGAAGCGCCTGAAAGTGATCGAGGCGATCAAACGCAGCACCAATCGCCCGGAGTGGATGGTGCTCTCCGTCATTCCCGTGATTCCACCGGAACTCCGGCCGTTGGTGCCCTTGGAAGGCGGCCGGTTTGCGACTTCGGACCTGAATGATCTTTATCGCCGCGTCATCATCCGCAACAATCGCCTGAAAAAGCTGATGGAGATCAAGGCGCCGGAAGTGATTTTGCGCAACGAGAAGCGCATGCTGCAAGAGGCGGTCGATGCCCTGTTTGATAACGGCCGCAAGACGGCGGCGGTGCGCGGCGACGGCAACCGCCCGCTGAAGTCGCTTTCGGACATGTTGCGCGGCAAGCAGGGGCGTTTTCGCCAGAACTTGCTCGGCAAGCGCATCGACTACTCCGGCCGTTCGGTGATCGTCGTCGGTCCCGAGCTGCGCCTGCATGAGTGCGGCCTGCCCAAGGAAATGGCACTCGAGCTATTCAAGCCCTTCGTCATCCGCAAGCTGGTCGAACGTTCGATCGCCAAGACGGTGAAGAGTGCAAAGAAGATGGTCGATCGCCGCGACGGCAGTGTGTGGGACATTCTGGAAGAGATCATCGACGATCATCCCATCCTGCTCAACCGGGCACCCACGCTGCACCGCCTCGGCATCCAGGCGTTTCAACCAAATCTGATTGAAGGCAAGGCGATTCAGATTCACCCGCTGGTGTGCGCGGCCTTCAATGCGGACTTTGACGGCGACCAGATGGCAGTGCACGTGCCGTTGAGCTATTATGCCCAAACCGAGACACGTTTGCTGATGCTGTCGAGCCACAATATCCTGTCGCCGGCATCCGGGCGGCCATTGGCGATTCCCAGCCAGGACATCGTCTTGGGCATCTATTATCTCACCAAGGCAAAGAGCGGCCTGCCGGGTGAAGGGAAAATTTTTGCCAGCGTCGATGAAGTCAACATTGCCTATCATACCAACCAGATCGCGCTACATGCGAAGATCAAGGTTCGCATCGATGGCAAAATCATCGAGACAACGGTGGGCCGCGTGCTGCTCAACCGCATCGTGCCGCGCGAAGTTGGCTTCGTCAATGAGCTGCTCACCAAGAAGCGCCTGGAGGAGCTGACCTCCCAGGTTTACAAACAGCTGGGCAACTACAAAACCGCCATGTTCCTGGATGAACTCAAGCAGCTCGGGTTCTTCTATGCGATGCTCTCGGGCGTGACGGTGGGCGTGAGAGACGTGATCATTCCGGACGAGAAGAACAAGTTCCTTGATGACGCCTTCAAGAAGGTGCACACCATTCAGAATCAGTATGAGAAGGGCGTCATCACCGACGGCGAACGCTATAACCAGATTATCGACATCTGGACGCACACCACCAGTGACGTTGCGGAAAAGATGTTCGACCGGCTGCAGGCTGACCGCCAGGGCTTCAATCCGATTTTCATGATGGCCGATTCCGGCGCGCGTGGCTCGAAGGAGCAGATTCGGCAGCTCGCCGGCATGCGTGGCTTGATGGCCAAGCCGCAGAAGAAGATGACCGGCCAGATGGGAGAGATCATCGAGAACCCCATCACCGCGAATTTCCGTGAAGGCCTGTCGGTGTTGGAATACTTCATCTCCACGCACGGCGCGCGCAAAGGTCTGGCAGACACGGCGTTGAAAACCGCAGACGCCGGCTATCTCACCCGCCGCCTGGTCGATGTGGCGCAGGATGTCATCATCTCGATGGATGATTGCGGCACGATTCTCGGCCTGCGCATCGGTGATTTGAAGGAAGGCGAAGAAGTCATCGAGCCGCTGCGTGACCGCATCTTGGGTCGCGTCGCGCAGGAAGACATCTACAATCCGGATTCCGGCGACAGCATTTGCGCCGCCGGCGACCTCATCGATGAAGACCGGGCCGACCTGATTTCCAACATTGGCCTGGAGACGGTGTTGATTCGTTCCGTGCTGACGTGCGAAGCCGAGCGCGGCGTGTGTGCGCGCTGCTACGGCCGCAACCTCGCCACCGGCAAGATGGTGGATATTGGCGAGGCCGTGGGCGTGATGGCGGCACAATCCATCGGCGAACCGGGCACGCAGTTGACCCTGCGAACCTTTCACATCGGTGGCACCGCTTCTCGCATTGCCGCACAATCGCAATTGAGCGCGAAGAATGACGGCATTGTGAAGTTTGAGAATCTCAAGGCAGTGTTGCATGGCGACGGCACCACCATCGCGGTCGGTCGGAATGGCAAACTCAAGATTATCGATGAGAACAACCGCACCGTGGCGCACTACATCATTCCCTACGGCGCCAACCTGCTGGTGAAGGAAGATGAGACGGTTCGGCGCGGCAAGATTCTCTTCCGGTGGGATCCCTACACCGCCAGCATCCTCGCCAACCACGACGGCGTCGTCAAGTTTGTGGATATCCGCGAGAACATCACGTTGCGCGAGGAGCTTGATGAGACGACCGGCCTCAAGCAGCGGGTCATCATTGAGACGCGTTTGCGGAATCTCAGCCCGCAGATTCATATCATGGATGGCGACCGCAAGCTGAGCACTTACATCCTGCCGACCCGTTCGCATTTGCAGGTGCACGACGGCCAGGAAGTCAAGGCCGGCGACGTGTTGGTGAAGATTCCGCGCGAAATCGCCAAGACGCGCGACATTACCGGTGGTTTGCCGCGTGTGGCGGAGCTGTTTGAAGCGCGGCGGCCAAAAGAGCCGGCGATCGTGAGCGAGATCGACGGGCAGGTCAAGTTCGGTGAAATTCGGCGCGGCGTGCGCAAGATCACCATTGCTTCGCGGGACGGCAAGGAAGAGAAAGTATATCAAATCCCGTACGGCAAGCATGTTCTCGTCCACGACGGTGACTGGGTGCAAGCCGGTGAGAAACTGTCGGAAGGCTCGATCGCACCGCAGGATATTTTGAACATCATGGGACCGAACAAAGTGCAGGAATACCTGGTGAATGAGATCCAGGAAGTGTATCGCCTGCAAGGTGTTCGCATCAATGACAAGCATATTGAAGTCATCGTGCGGCAGATGCTGCAGAAGGTGAAAGTCGAAGACCCGGGCGACACCGCCTACCTCGAAGGCGACCAAGTTGACAAGATTCGTTTTCTGGCAGAGAACGAGTTGATGAAACAACGGGTGGTGATTACCGATCCCGGTGATTCCAAACTGGTGGCCGAGGCGTTGCTCGATCAAGCGGAAGTGGATCGCTTGAATGAGAAGCTCAAGACTGCCGGTAAGGATCCGATCAAATTCCGCCCGGCAAAGCCGGCGACTTTCCAACCCTTGCTGCTCGGCATTACCAAGGCCTCGTTGACCACGGACAGTTTCATCTCCGCGGCGTCTTTTCAGGAGACAACGCGTGTTCTCACTGAGGCTTCCATCGAAGGAAAGACCGACAAGCTGCTGGGCTTGAAAGAGAATGTCATCATGGGTAACCTCATTCCGGCGGGCACGGGTCTGAGCAAATTCAGACGGCTGCGGGTTTTTCCGAATGGTCAAGTGGGTGAAATGGAGACCACCATCAAAACTGCGGTCGGATGA
- the rpsL gene encoding 30S ribosomal protein S12 yields MPTISQLVRLGRKKIGRKTTAPALAGSPQRRGVCTRVYTTTPKKPNSALRKVARVRLTNSYEVTAYIPGEGHNLQEHSIVLIRGGRVKDLPGVRYHIVRGVYDTAGVQERNQGRSKYGTKKKSTASK; encoded by the coding sequence TTGCCTACCATCAGTCAATTGGTTCGCCTTGGGAGGAAGAAAATCGGTCGCAAGACGACCGCGCCGGCTCTGGCTGGCTCTCCGCAACGGCGAGGTGTTTGTACAAGAGTGTACACGACCACACCCAAAAAGCCGAATTCCGCGCTGCGGAAAGTTGCCCGTGTGCGGTTGACCAACAGCTACGAGGTCACTGCCTACATTCCCGGTGAAGGCCACAATCTCCAGGAGCACTCCATTGTTTTGATTCGCGGGGGACGAGTGAAGGATTTGCCGGGCGTGCGCTATCATATCGTGCGTGGGGTGTACGACACGGCCGGAGTGCAAGAGCGCAATCAAGGGCGCTCGAAGTACGGGACAAAGAAGAAATCAACTGCAAGTAAATAA
- the rpsG gene encoding 30S ribosomal protein S7, which yields MPRRKRVLKREVLPDPKYGSILVTKFINGLMERGKRSIAEKIFYRAVDLAEEKSGRKGLQVFEKAVDNVKPLLEVKSRRVGGANYQVPVEVRAQRQQALAIRWLVGYARERSEKTMAERLANELFAASNKEGNAIKKREDTHKMAEANRAFSHFRW from the coding sequence ATGCCGAGACGAAAACGAGTTCTAAAGCGTGAGGTGTTGCCCGACCCCAAATACGGCAGCATCCTGGTGACCAAGTTCATCAATGGCTTGATGGAGCGCGGCAAACGCAGCATTGCGGAGAAGATTTTCTACCGGGCGGTCGATCTCGCCGAGGAGAAGAGTGGCCGCAAGGGGCTGCAGGTTTTCGAGAAGGCCGTTGACAATGTGAAGCCTCTGCTCGAAGTGAAATCCCGCCGCGTTGGTGGCGCCAACTACCAGGTTCCCGTTGAAGTACGGGCGCAGCGCCAGCAGGCATTGGCGATCCGGTGGCTGGTGGGGTATGCCCGCGAACGAAGCGAGAAGACGATGGCGGAGCGGCTCGCCAATGAACTGTTCGCGGCCTCCAACAAGGAAGGCAATGCGATCAAGAAACGCGAGGACACTCACAAGATGGCCGAAGCCAATCGGGCCTTCTCGCACTTTCGCTGGTGA
- the fusA gene encoding elongation factor G, translating to MSQDLSKTRNIGIMAHIDAGKTTTTERILFYTGRIHRMGEVHDGAATTDWMEQERERGITITSAAITCYWKNYRINIIDTPGHVDFTIEVERSLRVLDGAVALFCAVGGVEPQSETVWRQADRYRVPRLAFINKMDRVGADFYGAIQMIKERLGANAVPLQIPLGEGELFTGLIDLIKMKAVVYADDVLGKEWEEIDIPKELAEKAKEYRTKLLEAVSDYDDSLMVKYLHDEPIGEEEIRAAIRKATIDVSMVPVLCGSAFKNKGVQRLLDAVTFYLPAPSDLPEVKGTHPKTNEEVVRKPSPSEPFAALAFKIMTDPYVGKLTYFRVYSGTINVGSYVHNSSTGNKERVGRLLLMSANKREDIEQAQAGDIVAAVGLKNTKTGHTLCEEKKPVVLEAMHFPEPVISVAIEPKTKADQDALGESLAKLAEEDPTFKVRTDEETGQTLIAGMGELHLEILVDRLLREFKVHANVGKPQVAYKETIRKKVEGVGKFIRQSGGRGQYGHVVIELEPNEPGKGFEFESKIIGGVVPKEYIKPTMEGIQQALQNGVLAGYPVVDVKASLLDGSYHEVDSSEMAFKIAGSMAFKDAAKKASPVLLEPVMDVEVVVPESYMGDVMGDLNSRRGRIRGMFPRADAQVIAATVPLSEMFGYATTLRSITQGRAIYTMQFSHYDQVPQSIADTLTESVKSQR from the coding sequence ATGAGCCAAGATCTATCAAAAACCCGAAACATCGGCATCATGGCGCACATTGATGCCGGCAAAACGACCACGACGGAACGCATTCTGTTCTACACGGGTCGCATTCATCGCATGGGCGAGGTCCATGACGGTGCCGCCACCACCGATTGGATGGAGCAGGAGCGGGAGCGTGGGATCACGATCACTTCCGCCGCCATCACCTGCTATTGGAAGAATTATCGCATCAACATCATCGACACGCCTGGTCACGTGGACTTCACCATTGAAGTTGAACGTTCGCTGCGTGTTCTGGATGGTGCCGTTGCGCTGTTTTGCGCCGTGGGCGGCGTCGAACCGCAATCCGAAACCGTCTGGCGCCAGGCCGACCGCTATCGCGTGCCGCGTCTGGCCTTCATCAATAAGATGGATCGCGTTGGCGCTGATTTCTACGGCGCGATTCAAATGATCAAGGAACGGCTGGGGGCCAACGCCGTCCCGCTCCAGATTCCCCTGGGCGAAGGTGAACTGTTCACCGGCTTGATCGATTTGATCAAGATGAAGGCCGTCGTGTATGCCGATGACGTTCTGGGCAAGGAATGGGAGGAAATCGACATCCCGAAGGAACTCGCGGAAAAAGCCAAAGAGTATCGCACCAAATTGCTCGAAGCGGTTTCGGACTATGACGATTCGCTCATGGTGAAGTATCTGCACGACGAGCCGATCGGGGAAGAGGAAATTCGCGCAGCCATTCGCAAGGCGACGATCGACGTCAGCATGGTTCCCGTCTTGTGCGGCTCGGCTTTCAAGAACAAGGGCGTGCAGCGTCTGCTCGACGCGGTCACCTTCTATTTGCCAGCTCCCAGCGATTTGCCGGAAGTCAAGGGGACACATCCCAAAACCAATGAGGAAGTCGTCCGCAAGCCGTCGCCGTCGGAGCCGTTTGCGGCGCTGGCTTTCAAGATTATGACCGACCCCTACGTCGGCAAGCTCACTTACTTCCGGGTCTATTCCGGCACGATCAATGTCGGCAGTTACGTTCACAACAGCTCCACGGGCAACAAAGAACGCGTGGGCCGCTTGTTGTTAATGTCCGCCAACAAAAGAGAAGACATTGAACAGGCGCAGGCCGGCGATATCGTCGCGGCGGTCGGTTTGAAGAACACCAAAACCGGTCACACCCTCTGCGAGGAAAAGAAACCGGTGGTGCTCGAAGCGATGCACTTTCCGGAGCCGGTCATTTCGGTAGCGATCGAGCCCAAAACCAAGGCCGACCAGGATGCGCTGGGCGAATCGCTCGCCAAACTCGCCGAAGAAGATCCAACCTTCAAAGTTCGCACCGACGAGGAGACCGGTCAGACCTTGATCGCCGGCATGGGCGAGTTGCATCTGGAAATCCTCGTTGACCGTTTGTTGCGTGAGTTTAAGGTTCATGCCAATGTCGGCAAGCCGCAAGTTGCCTACAAAGAAACCATTCGCAAGAAGGTCGAAGGCGTGGGCAAATTCATCCGGCAGAGCGGCGGCCGCGGCCAGTATGGGCATGTCGTGATCGAACTCGAGCCGAATGAACCGGGCAAAGGCTTTGAATTTGAAAGCAAGATCATTGGCGGCGTGGTTCCGAAAGAGTACATCAAGCCGACGATGGAAGGCATTCAGCAGGCCCTGCAAAACGGCGTGCTCGCGGGCTATCCGGTGGTTGATGTGAAAGCCAGCCTCCTCGACGGCTCCTATCACGAGGTTGATTCTTCCGAAATGGCCTTCAAGATCGCCGGCTCGATGGCGTTCAAGGATGCCGCCAAGAAGGCTTCTCCGGTTCTGCTGGAGCCGGTGATGGATGTGGAGGTCGTGGTGCCCGAGAGTTACATGGGCGATGTGATGGGTGACCTGAATTCCCGGCGCGGCCGCATTCGCGGCATGTTTCCGCGTGCCGATGCCCAAGTGATCGCCGCCACCGTGCCGCTCAGCGAAATGTTCGGCTATGCGACGACCTTGCGCTCGATTACGCAGGGGCGCGCCATCTACACCATGCAGTTTTCTCATTACGATCAGGTACCCCAGTCCATTGCGGACACCCTGACTGAAAGCGTCAAGAGTCAAAGATGA
- the tuf gene encoding elongation factor Tu — MAKQKFVRNKPHVNIGTIGHVDHGKTTLTAAITQALEKKGLAQFKSYDQIDNAPEEKARGITINTAHVEYETDKRHYAHVDCPGHADYVKNMITGAAQMDGAILVVSAADGPMPQTREHILLARQVGVPYIVVYLNKVDMVDDPELLELVELELRDLLKQYQFPGDEIPIIRGSALEALSNPNDPEKNKSLFELMDAVDRYVPTPVRDIDKPFLMPVEDVFSITGRGTVGTGRIERGRIKVGEEVEIVGLGAKRKSVVTGVEMFRKLLDQGEAGDNVGLLLRGVDKEELERGMVIAAPGSITPHTKFSAEVYVLKKEEGGRHTPFFNGYRPQFYFRTTDVTGVAHLPQGVEMVMPGDNITMEVELITPIAMDEGLRFAIREGGRTIGAGAVAKIRE, encoded by the coding sequence ATGGCAAAACAAAAGTTTGTGCGCAACAAGCCGCATGTGAATATCGGCACGATTGGTCATGTCGATCACGGCAAAACCACGTTGACGGCGGCTATCACGCAAGCGCTCGAGAAGAAAGGTCTGGCGCAGTTCAAGAGCTACGATCAGATCGACAACGCACCCGAAGAAAAGGCCCGTGGCATCACGATCAACACCGCGCACGTCGAGTATGAAACCGACAAACGCCATTACGCCCACGTCGACTGCCCCGGCCACGCCGATTATGTCAAGAACATGATCACCGGCGCGGCGCAGATGGACGGTGCCATCCTGGTGGTGAGCGCCGCCGACGGCCCCATGCCGCAAACCCGTGAGCACATCCTGCTGGCGCGTCAGGTCGGTGTGCCCTACATCGTCGTCTACCTGAACAAAGTTGACATGGTCGATGACCCCGAGCTGTTGGAATTGGTGGAGCTGGAACTGCGCGACCTGCTCAAGCAGTATCAGTTTCCGGGCGACGAGATTCCGATCATTCGCGGCAGCGCACTGGAGGCGCTCAGCAATCCCAACGATCCGGAAAAGAACAAGTCGCTGTTCGAGTTGATGGACGCGGTTGACCGGTATGTTCCGACGCCGGTTCGTGACATCGACAAACCGTTCTTGATGCCGGTGGAAGACGTGTTCTCGATCACCGGTCGCGGCACGGTCGGCACCGGCCGTATCGAGCGCGGCCGCATCAAAGTCGGTGAAGAAGTGGAAATCGTCGGCTTGGGCGCCAAGCGCAAGTCCGTCGTCACCGGCGTTGAAATGTTCCGCAAACTGCTTGATCAAGGTGAAGCAGGCGACAACGTCGGCTTGCTGCTGCGCGGCGTGGACAAGGAAGAGCTGGAGCGCGGTATGGTCATCGCGGCGCCGGGCTCGATCACCCCGCACACCAAGTTTTCGGCCGAGGTTTACGTGCTGAAGAAAGAAGAAGGCGGCCGCCATACCCCGTTCTTCAATGGTTATCGTCCGCAGTTCTACTTCCGCACCACGGATGTGACCGGCGTGGCGCATCTGCCGCAGGGCGTGGAGATGGTCATGCCCGGCGACAACATCACCATGGAAGTCGAACTCATCACTCCCATTGCCATGGATGAAGGTCTGCGCTTCGCTATCCGCGAAGGCGGCCGCACCATCGGCGCCGGGGCTGTGGCGAAGATCAGGGAGTAA
- the rpsJ gene encoding 30S ribosomal protein S10, whose amino-acid sequence MVGQKIRIKLKAHDHRLIDKSTDKIIRTAKQTGAAISGPIPLPTKRSIYTVLRSPHVDKKSREQFETRIHKRLIDILNSNAKTVDALMKLELPAGVDVEIKV is encoded by the coding sequence GTGGTTGGACAAAAGATACGGATCAAGCTGAAAGCGCACGATCACCGGTTGATCGACAAATCGACCGATAAGATTATTCGAACGGCGAAGCAGACGGGCGCTGCCATTTCCGGCCCGATACCTCTCCCGACGAAACGGTCCATCTATACGGTGTTGCGCTCTCCGCACGTTGACAAGAAATCGCGCGAGCAATTCGAGACCCGCATCCACAAGCGCTTGATCGACATTCTCAACTCAAATGCCAAGACGGTGGACGCGTTGATGAAGCTGGAATTGCCCGCGGGCGTGGATGTCGAGATCAAGGTCTGA
- the rplC gene encoding 50S ribosomal protein L3: MTGLIGKKLGHSRIFDEKGNSVPVTVVQAGPCYVSEIRTQQKHGYDSLQLGFAEKRQKKINKAEAGHFAKANVPVLQHVREFRDFDNLAGFKLGDAIKADIFKVGDLVKAIGTSKGKGFQGVVKRHHFGGGPVTHGESDRTRAPGSMGGSSYPSRVWKGMRMAGRMGGERVTVRNLRVVKVDAENNILMLRGSIPGANNSIVIISK; encoded by the coding sequence ATGACTGGCTTGATCGGCAAAAAGCTGGGGCATTCACGTATTTTCGACGAAAAGGGAAACAGTGTGCCGGTGACGGTGGTGCAGGCCGGGCCGTGCTATGTCTCCGAGATCCGCACCCAGCAAAAACACGGTTACGATTCGCTGCAGCTCGGCTTCGCGGAAAAGCGCCAAAAGAAAATCAACAAGGCAGAAGCCGGGCATTTTGCCAAGGCCAATGTGCCGGTGCTGCAGCACGTCAGGGAATTCCGCGATTTCGACAACCTCGCCGGCTTCAAGCTGGGTGATGCGATCAAAGCCGATATTTTCAAAGTCGGCGATCTCGTCAAAGCCATCGGCACCAGCAAGGGCAAGGGCTTTCAGGGCGTCGTGAAGCGGCACCATTTCGGCGGCGGCCCGGTAACCCACGGCGAGAGCGACCGCACGCGCGCGCCGGGTTCGATGGGCGGAAGCTCCTATCCCTCGCGGGTGTGGAAGGGCATGCGCATGGCCGGCCGCATGGGCGGTGAGCGCGTCACCGTCCGCAACCTGCGCGTCGTCAAAGTCGATGCAGAAAACAACATTCTGATGCTGCGGGGCAGTATTCCGGGCGCCAACAACAGTATTGTTATCATCTCCAAGTGA
- the rplD gene encoding 50S ribosomal protein L4, with protein sequence MQVEVYTKDGQKSGKTVDLPDEIFAIEPNRHVIYLAVKAQQANQRQGTHKTKTRKDVSGGGKKPWKQKGRGVARAGSTRSPVWVGGGRVFGPQPRDYSQSVNQKVKKLARRSALSLKAKAGEIVVVEDFTVASGKTREMAGILKNLGADKLKSLLLIPQADPTLLRASRNLYRLRLQVGSDVSTFELLNCQKLFIQESAVSRLAGVLQA encoded by the coding sequence ATGCAAGTCGAGGTCTATACAAAGGACGGCCAGAAATCCGGCAAAACCGTCGATCTCCCTGACGAGATCTTCGCCATCGAGCCCAACCGGCATGTGATCTATCTTGCCGTGAAGGCGCAACAGGCCAACCAGCGCCAGGGCACGCACAAAACCAAAACCCGCAAGGACGTGAGCGGCGGCGGCAAGAAGCCGTGGAAGCAAAAGGGCCGTGGTGTGGCGCGCGCCGGTTCTACGCGTTCGCCCGTGTGGGTGGGTGGCGGTCGTGTGTTCGGGCCGCAACCGCGGGATTACAGCCAGTCCGTCAATCAAAAAGTGAAGAAGCTGGCGCGCCGCTCGGCCTTGTCGTTGAAGGCCAAGGCCGGCGAAATCGTGGTCGTGGAGGATTTCACCGTTGCCAGCGGTAAGACGCGGGAAATGGCCGGCATCCTGAAAAATCTCGGAGCCGACAAGCTCAAATCGCTGTTGTTGATTCCGCAGGCTGACCCGACCTTGCTGCGCGCGAGCCGCAATCTCTATCGCCTGCGGTTGCAGGTGGGCTCAGATGTCTCCACCTTCGAATTGCTCAATTGCCAGAAGCTGTTCATTCAAGAGAGCGCCGTGTCCCGGCTCGCGGGAGTGTTGCAGGCATGA
- the rplW gene encoding 50S ribosomal protein L23, which produces MRTPEEILRRPLLTEKSLILSESKNKYGFEVLPDANKFEIKRAVQKKFNVEVLDVHVITVKGKSKRMNTRRGVTTGKRRNFKKAVVTLKKGQKIDFYAGLTT; this is translated from the coding sequence ATGAGAACCCCGGAAGAAATCTTGCGTCGGCCGCTGCTGACGGAAAAGAGTCTGATCTTGAGCGAGTCCAAGAACAAATATGGCTTCGAGGTTTTGCCCGATGCCAACAAGTTCGAGATCAAGCGCGCCGTGCAAAAGAAGTTCAATGTCGAAGTCCTCGACGTGCACGTGATCACGGTCAAGGGCAAGAGCAAGCGCATGAACACCCGCCGCGGCGTGACCACGGGCAAGCGCCGCAATTTCAAGAAGGCAGTGGTGACGCTTAAAAAGGGCCAGAAAATCGATTTTTATGCGGGATTGACCACGTAA